The genomic stretch AACAGGACAGTCACTGTTCACATTTTGCCTCTGAGTTATCCATATATGTCTTTCTGGGTAACAAAAGCCCTATTTTGTTTGAGTGATGGGCAGAGAGCACTTGAGGTCAAGAAAGATAAGCCACCACCCAAGCTGTGAGGGAGTGAACTGGGATTGGGCTTGTCCCATCTCCCTTTGCCTGGGATTGGTCTAAGAGCAAGCCTGGCCGGTATCTGGCCAATGCAAAAGGAGAGGTCTCAGGGAGACttcctgaaatttttctttctggaaaagaaacagaacttcaAAGAAGGAAGTTTTTTTACCCCAGTCCTTTCCACCTTTGAATGTAGCCTTGTGAGGACTTAATATCTGAAGCTGCAGTAGCCATTAGGTGGCAAAAGATGGAGGACCAGAAGGACAGACAAGAATCTGGGTCCTCAATGAGACTATTGCACTGCTAAGCCTGCCTTCTCCAGGCTTCTTTTTAGGTGAGAAAATTAAACATCATTGCGTGAGGCCCTGGGAGACTGGATTCTGTTATTTGCAGCTAAATGCGTCCTTATGCCACAACTGTCTATGCACTGAAACCAACCTGCAAGATTTACAACACGCCTTCATGATATATGAGATGTAATTCTGAATTTTGATGTGTGTCTGCCTTAGTGTGAGGACTCATGTGTAAGTGTGACAGTAGCAGTTAATTTAGCTGAAACGATTTTCTTCCTCTGGCGTTAATTGgtaaaatgaaagataatgagATTTTAATCTCTTCAAAGctttttctgtttcaaatatGGGAGTGTGTTTCTACAGCGTGGGGCACTTCAGCTAATACTTCAtcgagattaaaaaaagaaatcatcacaaagaaaaatgttttttcttttcttctttcttttctttttattgtgccTATATGAcaagatggatgttagctgaacctaatgtggttatcatttcacaatatatgtaaatcaaaccagcatgctgtatgccttaaacttatacagtgattaTATCAATTattctcagtaaagctggaaaaaaattttaaagtaagaaaacagCTTGAGTCATTTGAATGAATATTGCTAATGTGATTTAGGCATTTATTAAGATGGAGATAAAATGCTATACTTAGATTTACATATGATTACTTTGATGTAGTTCCTTGCAGAATAACACAGGAACTATGATCTTGAATGTGACAGACACacacaattccttttttttttttttaaataactttaaaacttaGATGCTTTTTCACCTCTTCTAGTTCAAATGAGGGGGAAGCACTCCAAATGTACATTCCGGGAatcctgcctcctttgtcataaactTCGTTGCAGGGAGAGCTAAATAGAAGCCAACCTTCATTTGATGAACCCCAGATGGCTACGGATACTGGATGTATTAGTGTTGGCAAGGGTATGGTTGAGAAGGACAAAAGGAATTGCCCAAACATGGtgttagaaaaaaatctacacaGATTCGTTGACTTGTGTTTCAAAAGTTTGGGCTCCTGACTGTACAAGCAACCACGGTCTCAAGTCCTCGGGTCACAGCAGTGCCAGAGCTTACATCTTTTTCTGGATAAAAACAAACTGGGGTGGTGTACATTCTTTGTCTAAAATGTTGCCAGTGTATGAGTTTTGCAGAGGACTCAACTTTTACAAAGAACTCACATTTAAACAAAGCTGCACTGATACAATAAAAATACCCCAAAAGTCATGTACCAGAAAAATGATTCCTAAGTAGTCTCTTGTTCCAGACATCTAGTCTCTGGGAAGATTTACCTCTCTATTCTTGGTTTGTGTTAAATCGTGTAATGTTTTGCCAAAAGCCACTCCTATCATCCATAGCCGCTCACCCACAGAACTTGGGTTCATTGGTACAGTGAGGTGATGGTTGTGTCACTCTCTTTCCAGCCTGTTGGcctaaaagtcctagaagaggcTGTGGACCCACGGTGGGTGGTTTTCATGTCTAGATGATTCCCAGTGGCAACACCAGGAAGATTCAGCAGTTGCAGCCTGAAGGAAAAATCCCAACCTTTGCCTAAGAGTAACACACAGGACCCCACACCACACTAGAAATAAAACcgtaacaacaaccaaaaaaaagcaGCTATGTGTTAAAAAGTTCCTGTTCACACTTGCCATTCCCTCTGCTAGAATGCATGCAAAAAAGCTTCTTTTCACAGGGGTCAGAATTGTACATCCTAACCAACCCTCACTACCTGGAcccctctttgtttctctcctaAATTGTCTTCCCTAGTTCCTTTTCTCTTCAGCCAGTATTCCTCTTTTCCGTGGGCAGTTCCACTGTGGATCCCTctactctttctccctttctttttcttttcttccctttcttcctgcctgcctttcttctcctctctctctctcattcattcatttcctacTATATGTCAGGTATTGTTCTAGGATCTGGGCCTACAGCAGTAAATGAAGAAGAAGACTCCTGATATTGTGAAGTTTATATCCtatggggggaggtgggggggaataTCCTAAAATAAAAGGGGAATTTTGGGTCACAAGAGCTTTGAAGAGAATCAAACTGGGTAAGTGATAGATGGGCCTGGGGGCTGGAAAGCAGGGAGACTGCTTTAGATAGGATGGAGAGACTGCTGGGAGGGATTAAAATTAGGTTGAGACCTGAATTATAGGAAAGAATTAGCCAAAGGAAAAGTGTTCCAGACAGAGGATGGCCATGCAAAGGCCTTACAATAAGAACAGTGTAGCAAGTCCAAGCAAGTGAAAGCAAGCTGGTGTGGTTAGAACCTGGAGAACAAGGATGGGAGTGGCACTAAGACATGAAATCAGACGGTTCCATCTGGCCTGGAAATTAACATAGGaggtttgaattttattctaaatgcagTAAGAAGTCAGGCCCTAGCAAAGTAATGCATTATATATCCAGAACATTGACCATTCACTGTTTAGTTCCTATGCATTCTCCACAGGCTGTTCCTATGACGATTTCATGATGGTGATGCACGCATGAAGAAtttattacaggggcgcctggctcagttggtgcagcatgcaactcttgatctcagggttgtgagttcgagccccatgttgggtgtagagattacttaaaatcttaaaggggtgcctgggtggctcagtcagttaagcgtctgacttcagctcaggtcatgatctcacagttcatgaattcaagctctacacacagtatggagcctgcttgggactctctctctctctccctccctctctctctgcccctcccccactcattctctctctctctctctctctctctctctcaaaataaataaacttgaacagGTAACAAATGCGAGATCCTCTGCTCTACTCTACATCTTTGTCTTCTCCCATCTCTTGAACATCTTAAAGCTACCCCATTCCTACATACTTACACAATCTGatccttgtttctttttgagaaattcaTCATTTGGCTTTGGATTTTCACCTGTTTTTACCCCAAACTATTAACagagatgcctttttttttttctttaaatcagttCACTAATCCACATTTCTGTGTAGATCATATgggaaaagatcaagaaaatcTGTTAAATTCTAAGCCAAAAAATCCCCATTCATTACAGAGTGATGACTCATAACAATCCTGCAACCCAAGGACTGGAGGGACCTGGAAGCCACAGCACATTTCCACTGCAGTTCTAATACATTAAGTACTTTTTAATCACATTTCCAATCATCTTTGACATGGCCCCCAAAGGTTTTCAATATAAAATTCACCCTAAAAAGAAAAGGGCCAGTTAATGAGCATTTCTCAGCAAATTCATTGTAGTTgagataaaaatatccaaatggtCATGTGACTTAAAACTAGCCAGTTTCATATCATGCGTTACTGTAACTCACAATGCATCATGGAGTATATAAAAATCCCACAGTAATCAACTCCAATTATAATGCCTCTCTACCGAAATTAAGTTGCCAATTaaataaattctaccaaatgaGGGGTGTATCCACGGTAAATTAGATTAATCTTACCATCTTATTAATTCAGTTTGTGTTCTCCAGTTGTACTGTAGTATTTTTTATCCTTCTTTCcttaaatgacaataaaaaagaatgcacagTCCAAATGTTTCCACTCAAGAAATACTACAAAATCAGTTATCGATTTTTAAGCAAATGGCCCATAATTGTGAATGGTTACCTTGGGACTCCAaaatggcgtgtgtgtgtgtgtatgtgtatgtgtgtgtgtgtgtattttctctattattcACCACATTAGAAAATCCATCCACAGAAATGAGAGGGAATGACAAAAGTCTTCTCAGGATGCCTCAGTGGAACAGCTGCTTTTATTGGAACTGATATGTCTATGCAAATACACTCAGTCGCAATAGGGAGCTTCTTAGGCCTGATCATAATTTAAACCCTGAAAGGTGAGCAGGTTCTGTTAGAGACCTTCATCCTCCCGATGACCTATGTCCTTTGTTATGGGAAGGGGACTTTAGTTCTCCTCTAGCCCCCTTGCTTGGGATTAAATGAGACTTCAGCTTCGGTGTAAAGCTGTCAACTGTCCTAATGAAGGACAACATACAAAAAATGGACTCTAGGTATGAGGGAGAGCTAGATGAGGGTGGGGACAAAATGGCAGAACGGAGCCTGCATCTGCAGAAAACGTCCAAGGACAGTAGACTCTAGTTAAGATCTATGGGGGAAGGTGTCTTTGTGTAGGCAGAGAAATGAGACAAGGCAAAAATGGCTTTAGCCATCCAGGAGTCAAGGGAGGGGATGTCTGCATGCGGTAGACAACTGAATTAGAAAGAGCAGAAATATAAACCAGCAATGATTCCCTATCTTCTGCCTGGCTAGCTTAGATTGGACTCTCCTGTCGTTGGGCACAAAACATTCATGAGGAGATCCATTTGTTAATGGAACAAATGCTAATGAACTGTAGGTTGAAGGCAGTTCTGTTCCTGAACACGGGGATAAACCAGTCACTGAGAGAAGATGAATTTAGCAGTGGAGTCTGAACATCTTGATAAGTCATCTAGTAGCTCTGCTCACTTTGGACGTTCCTGAGGGACATGTAACATCTCACGATAACAACACAACACATACTTATGCCTGTTTGTTCCCCAAGACCAACGGGACAATGAGGGTCTACCATGTTAGCTTACAGAGACATTTTTTCAGTCCAGGTTACAATCAGATTCTACAAAAGAGAATTTGActacatagatatttataaagtGAATGTGGTTAAGAAAAAAGTGCAGGAACTCAGAGGAGCTACGTTcccatcctggctctgctgctgtcCAGCCGTGTGAACCCAGAGAAGTTGTTTCGTATCCCTTGGTCTCGGTTTGTCCACCTGCAAAATGTGGTGTGGAACCCCCATGTACTGCCTCAGTGCTCTTGAGGGGTTCTCCAAATGGAAGCTTACcggaaatttaaaaagcaaaagaaggccTGGCACCGAAACAAATGATCCACACAACACACTTGAAATCCAGTGTAGACACACATCCTCACAAAGGGACTTGTTGGCTACTGGCTTGATAAATATCGTCCGAGGACATCTATGTGGAACTTTGGAGAAAAGTAATTTTCAGATGCTAGTCTTGGAATAAACTCAAGAGGAGTCTCAGACCATTTCCCATTTAAATGAACAATTATTTTTGGCTTGGTTGGAAGAGGCGCCAGATGAAAGCTGAGCTACACCTTCTTCACAAGTCACAATGCCAAGTCAGCTTTTATTCTAGTAGTTTGGTCCAGAATGACTGCTCCCCAGGTGGAAGCCCTACGCCCTACTGCACACTTTAAACACTATCACTAATATCTTTATCCAAAATACACTTGAATTTCATATGCTTATTCTAGGAAAAGAACTAGTGTTCATCAAGTGCCTTCTATGGGATAAGCACTTGCTAGGTGTTTTACATACATtctgtcatttaatcctcaaggCAACTTTAAAAGGTAGGTATCACCATCCCcgttttacaggtgaaaaaactaagactcagagtGGTCATAACTTGCCCAGGTTCACGTCACTAGGGCATGGCAgagatctgaaataaaaattcaggccTTCTGACTTCACAgtctacattttttctttctctaacacCATGatatccagaagaagaaaaaagtgagggTGAATGGTTAGCcagaaaaataagggaaaaggaTACACTATTAGTGAGCTCACCCATTTTATATCATTCGGCAATGTccaattttcaaagaatcagaatATGACAGAAATATTCAATACTGAATCACTACTGAACATAAGAAATCTGGTTTTGATGATCCAGAAGGTGCCTGTAGATCTTGCTGTGACTTAAAGTTCTCACTAGCGGTATTGACTAGCAGTACACTACAGatgtgtgggggaaaaaacaccAGGAAACAGAAACGTGATCACCTGTCTCCAAGTCGCCAGGCCCTGCAATGGATTTTACTGGCTTTTATTACACCAGgtcaaagaaacaaatggaacCTAGCAACATGGTCCTGCCTCTTTGGACACACGTCCATTCTCAtgcctggaaagaaagaaatcaattcaAAAGGATCTCACCTTTCACCAAATTCTATCCTTAAAATCCTAAAACAGTCCTATCTTTATGCACACTATTTTTGGCAGTCACCAGCTCTATCACAAAGCATTGCTGAAAACAGTTGGAGAATAGAACTGGTATGTAAATGCCCCCTCGGTGGGTGGGTCAGACTGCATGAGGCAGTATGGctgtgtggagggagaggggtcCCGACTCAGGGCCAACATCTGATCCTGCTGGAGTTACCAAAGCCAAGGTTCTTGATGTGTATGTTCTCAGCTGCCTCAGTGCCTAGATCCCTAACAACCTTAAACAATGAAATGACTGCAAGCAACCATGTCCAAAGAAAGAGCTCGATATCGGAATCGCCAAGAATGGCCAATTTCAGAAAGGCATTTCTTGGAACACTAGAGCAGACTGGGATGAAAGTTGTACCGGAGGCTGGAGAAGAGCCCAATGTGCTTCACGAGGTTGGGCTCCACCACGTAGGCCCGCTCCCCCTTGGCCCTCAACAGTGAGTAGAGTGCCATATCCTTGCCAAAGCCCTTGTGGCAGTACACCTGAGACAGGTAGGTGAGGGTCCGGCGGGCCGCAGGGGCAGGGAAAAGCATGGCTGGGGTGCAACACTGAGAGGCAGGGACCACGCTATACAGGGAAGGACTCAGCCGTCGCAGTTCCAGGAAATAGTGCCGGCCCACCAGCTCCACGAGACCCATGCTGTATAGGGAGAAGAAGAGCATTACAGGCCAGCTGAACCCTGGACGGCTGGCAAACCGCATGTATATCCAGGTTAGCAGGGGCCCCAGCAACATGCCCACACCGACCCACTCCAGGATCCGCATGGGCTCAGGGTTGATGTAGTGCTGGAGCCTCTCGGGGTGATAGAGCTTCAGATAGAGGGCATCTCTGAGGTGGGACTCGGAGAAGCGAGCCCGCAGAAGGTGCTCCAGGACTGGAAAGATCTGCTCTTCTGGAACAGCATCATCTTCTACCATCAGGACGTAGTCTGGGTTGTAGGTCTGCAGGGAGGACTCCAGGCAATAGACATAGTCCTGCTTCTCCTTCTCAAATGAGTTGGTTGAAGGGTCATCACCATAATCATCCTCGGTGCCCTCATAGCGGTTGGCCACGGGGACGTACTTAGACAGCAGCTTGGCATCGAAATGGCTTACACTACGCTCCACGTTGCACAGGAAGAGTTGGTGGCCCTCGCACTGGGGGCCACACTGTTGAAGAAGCCGGTGGAACTGGGACACCACCTGCAAGACGTAGTGGAAGCCAGGTTGCCTGTCGacggtgatgatggtgatgaccagccaggggcggggggtggcctGCCAGACGATGGGCACTGAGCCATTGGCAGAGGGCAGCTCCTCAAAATAGTGGAGGGCAGCTTCACCCTCTTTCAAACTTTGCTGCAGGAACTCTTGACTCATTTGGTTCAGATGCCAATGGCGCAGATAGAAATAAGAGTGCAGAAGGCGGTGACAGGCCAGGGGGGCCAGCAAGCCGAACGTCACCACTGttaagatcaagagctggacagcAGTGCTGCCCCAGGAGAGCCGCCTCAGCCTCCGGAGGAGCATGGCAGCTGGAGGGGCTGACGTGCTCATGAGGTCAACTTCTGGTCAGGTCTGGTCCCAAGAACAAACCATCCTGGAACGCAGGCCCACCTCAGCACAGATGACAcctaaagaaagaggaaggacagAATGGTAAAAGAGGCCTTAAAAAGCCCAGGGACAGAACTCAGCACAAATCAAACCAGAAATTCTAATCCTAGGTTGTAGCTACTAGAGACTTAGAAGGATCTTCTCCGGGACAGTATTCTTTGGTTGTACTGGTTCCTGGTCTCTGggattttttcattatttctatgaGCAAGGAAACCTTGGTGTATCTAACCAAATTGCCATGCCTACAGATGCTTAGTTAGGCTTACAGTGCACCAGAAAATCACCAGGTAGGCTAGTAAGATCATTATTTCAATTCAGCAGCTACAGAGATATGCGTTCTTAAGATGGACAAAAAATCCAGACTTGACAagagaagcaagaagaaatacatatttaaagcAAATTCTAAAGTAAGTGTGTAGTGAGTACTGGTTGACTAGGCATTGCAATTTTCTGAAAACAGTCTTTTCTGCGCATCCCAAATAAGAAAaggactgtttgggattctctgaaGTGTCTTTGTCAAGATCTTCCATTCTTATTTCTCTAATCTCATGCAACTATACTTAAAATTGCCCATCAATTTAGTCCTGATAgtcctctcattttattttttagagcactACCACAGGAACCAGTACCAGTATCTTCCAGATGCAAGCGAACTCGAGGGCCCCAGCctttgggagggaaggaggtgtcTGAAGGAAGTTCTATGAGCAGCTTTTCAATGAGGGCGAGAGGGGATAGGTGGTGATGCAGATGCAAGTGGCAGGTGCCCCCAGCCTGGTGTGGAAAGGATGTTGTGTGATGTGATGGCTCGGAGCGTAGGCCTGAGGTCAGGCACACGTGTGACTCCCGACTCAGCCACTCAGCCGGTGGAAACTCACATCACCTCTCCACAGCTCGGATTCCTAACctctaaaatggagatgataataatacCTTATCGAGTTACTATGGAAATTAAATGTGTTACAGAGCAAAATAGTGCAGAATATAAATGCcattaaaatgtatgcatatgtggggtgcccggctggctggGTTGGAAGAGactgtgactcttggtctcagactcatgagttttagccccatgttgggtgtagagattccttaaataaataaaacttaaaaatgtatacatacgTAGAAAGTTGAGTAATACCTTGGGAATAAGTAGGCCTAATGATCTGAGGGAAAACAGACTCAtaccaagaaacaaaattaaaaggataaaGCCAGTATTACAGCATTAAGGGCAATGCAAAACTAAGCAGTGCCTAAAGACTAGACGGTAAACCTAAGCCCCTTATGTCAGAAGCATAATAAAGCGTGCACACATTTGGAAGAAACTCCCCAGCTTGTGAGTTATCTTGTGTGGTACCTGACCAGGTACCACATGAGGCTGTGTTGCAGGGCTCAGTGCTGCCATATCCGTGTTCCTCCCTTCCTGGGCACACAGAAAGACAACATTCCCTAGTCCATCATCTTCCAGGTGAGGTCATGTTGACTAGGACTTGCCAGGAAAATGTGAGCCAATGATAGGTGTGGCTTCTGGGCCAAGGTAGTTGAGAGTGGATGTGCCTTCTCAACTTTCTCATTCTCCATTTG from Panthera uncia isolate 11264 chromosome D4, Puncia_PCG_1.0, whole genome shotgun sequence encodes the following:
- the PGAP4 gene encoding post-GPI attachment to proteins factor 4: MSTSAPPAAMLLRRLRRLSWGSTAVQLLILTVVTFGLLAPLACHRLLHSYFYLRHWHLNQMSQEFLQQSLKEGEAALHYFEELPSANGSVPIVWQATPRPWLVITIITVDRQPGFHYVLQVVSQFHRLLQQCGPQCEGHQLFLCNVERSVSHFDAKLLSKYVPVANRYEGTEDDYGDDPSTNSFEKEKQDYVYCLESSLQTYNPDYVLMVEDDAVPEEQIFPVLEHLLRARFSESHLRDALYLKLYHPERLQHYINPEPMRILEWVGVGMLLGPLLTWIYMRFASRPGFSWPVMLFFSLYSMGLVELVGRHYFLELRRLSPSLYSVVPASQCCTPAMLFPAPAARRTLTYLSQVYCHKGFGKDMALYSLLRAKGERAYVVEPNLVKHIGLFSSLRYNFHPSLL